From Bacteroidota bacterium:
TTTAAAATTCTTTGCAGGCTTGGGAGCTGGCCTGGACACAGTTTCTATACAAGAAGTTGAGTTAGGATTGAAAGCAGGTTTTGCACCCAATGAAATTATCTTTACACCCAATAGTGTTTCCTTAGATGAAATCATTAGGGCAGTGGATTTGGGCGTTCGAATTAATATCGATAACATCTCCATTCTCGAACAATTCGGACATATTTATGCCGATAAAGTGCCCGTTTGTATTCGCATTAATCCACACATTATGGCTGGTGGAAATACAAAAATTTCAACAGGACATATCGATTCAAAATTTGGCATATCCATTCATCAAATGCGACATGTTGAGCGTGTTATCAAAGCCAACAATATGCGTATTGAAGGTCTGCATATGCATACAGGATCAGATATTTTAGATGTGGATGTTTTTATTCGGGGAGCCAATATTCTGTTGGATTTCGCAATAGATTTTAAAGAGCTGGAGTATATTGATTTTGGTAGCGGGTTTAAGGTTCCATACAAGCCTGACGAACTATCCACTGATGTTGAAAGTCTGGGTGAAAAACTATCCGAACGATTCAAAAATTTCTGTAGCGATTATGGAAGGGAATTGGTTTTGATGTTTGAACCGGGTAAATTTTTAG
This genomic window contains:
- the lysA gene encoding diaminopimelate decarboxylase, translating into MQLINNNYQIDGLNVLDMCKKYDSPLYVYETKKMEEQYNRLLSAFPETKVKINYACKALSNINVLKFFAGLGAGLDTVSIQEVELGLKAGFAPNEIIFTPNSVSLDEIIRAVDLGVRINIDNISILEQFGHIYADKVPVCIRINPHIMAGGNTKISTGHIDSKFGISIHQMRHVERVIKANNMRIEGLHMHTGSDILDVDVFIRGANILLDFAIDFKELEYIDFGSGFKVPYKPDELSTDVESLGEKLSERFKNFCSDYGRELVLMFEPGKFLVSEAGFFFAKVNVIKQTTATVFAGLDSGLNHFIRPMFYDAYHHIINVSKPSNNPRIYTVVGYICETDTFGWDRKIEEISEGDILCFQNAGAYCFSMASNYNSRLRPPEVLIHKGTDYLIREREKLEDLLKNQKEIEF